A genomic stretch from Gemmatimonadaceae bacterium includes:
- a CDS encoding class I SAM-dependent methyltransferase — protein sequence MTVFAGYSRYYDLLYRDKDYAAEARYVAGLVETHAPSARSVLELGCGTGAHAAELADQSYEVTGVDMSEGMLDGAESRRRSLQAGVAARLSFARGDARTVRLGRRFNAVISLFHVMSYQTSNEDLAAAFATAREHLAPGGVFVFDCWYGPAVLRQWPATTEKYLSDQSTEVRRVAEPVVHPGSNVVDVNYTMVVTDRNTGVSETLRETHSMRYLFTPEIELALATAGMKLIDSRGWMSDGPPDFTTWGACFVARG from the coding sequence TTGACAGTCTTCGCGGGCTACTCGCGATACTACGACCTTCTCTACCGCGACAAGGATTACGCGGCTGAGGCCCGCTATGTCGCCGGCCTCGTCGAGACTCACGCGCCATCGGCGCGATCCGTTCTCGAACTTGGATGCGGGACGGGCGCCCACGCCGCCGAGCTCGCCGATCAGTCGTACGAGGTCACCGGCGTGGACATGAGCGAGGGCATGCTTGATGGCGCCGAGTCGCGCCGGCGGTCGCTCCAGGCAGGCGTGGCGGCGCGTCTTTCTTTCGCCCGCGGAGATGCGCGAACTGTGCGGCTTGGCCGGCGGTTCAACGCGGTGATATCGCTGTTCCACGTGATGAGCTATCAAACGTCGAATGAGGATCTCGCTGCTGCATTCGCGACGGCGCGCGAACATCTCGCTCCCGGCGGCGTGTTCGTGTTCGATTGCTGGTACGGCCCGGCAGTTTTGCGCCAGTGGCCCGCCACGACCGAGAAGTATCTCTCCGACCAGTCCACCGAGGTGAGGCGCGTCGCCGAGCCGGTGGTGCATCCCGGGTCGAACGTAGTGGACGTGAACTACACGATGGTCGTGACCGATCGAAATACCGGCGTGAGCGAGACGCTGCGAGAGACGCACAGCATGCGGTACCTCTTCACTCCGGAGATCGAGCTTGCCCTCGCAACGGCAGGCATGAAGCTGATTGACTCGCGCGGATGGATGTCGGATGGCCCACCCGACTTCACGACCTGGGGCGCCTGCTTCGTGGCGCGCGGATGA
- a CDS encoding DegT/DnrJ/EryC1/StrS family aminotransferase translates to MPRFIPVNEPVLDGNEKKYLSECIDTGWISSEGPFIRQFEERFAGRVGRRHGIAVCNGTAALEAAAAALGLGLGDEVIMPTFTIISCASAVSRLGATPVLVDCDPATWNMDVSAIEARITERTRAIMPVHIYGLPVDMDPLLEIAARHGLQVIEDAAEMIGQTYRGRPCGSLGTISTFSFYPNKHVTTGEGGMIVTDDDALAERCRGLRNLAMKAPRRFVHDELGWNFRMTNMQAAVGLAQLERLDEFIPRKRHIFERYTELLADIRALQLPVASTDYATNINWVYGLVISDDAPFDADEAMRRLGERGIGTRPFFWPMHEQPVYRKMGLFAGEKYPHAERIARRGFYLPSGLALTDEQMERVSTAVHEVFA, encoded by the coding sequence ATGCCCCGCTTTATACCGGTTAACGAGCCGGTCCTCGACGGAAACGAAAAAAAGTACCTCAGCGAATGCATTGACACGGGCTGGATATCCTCCGAAGGCCCGTTCATTCGTCAGTTCGAGGAGCGCTTTGCCGGGCGCGTCGGACGGCGTCACGGCATTGCAGTCTGCAACGGGACGGCGGCACTGGAAGCCGCCGCGGCGGCCCTCGGTCTGGGCCTGGGCGACGAAGTGATCATGCCCACCTTCACGATCATTTCCTGTGCGTCGGCCGTCTCCCGCCTCGGCGCCACTCCGGTGCTCGTGGACTGCGACCCGGCAACATGGAACATGGACGTTTCGGCGATCGAAGCGCGGATCACGGAACGCACGCGCGCAATCATGCCGGTGCACATCTACGGCCTCCCGGTGGACATGGATCCGCTCCTCGAAATCGCAGCGCGCCACGGCCTCCAGGTCATCGAGGACGCCGCGGAGATGATCGGGCAGACGTACCGCGGTCGTCCCTGCGGATCGCTCGGAACCATCTCTACCTTCAGCTTCTATCCCAACAAGCACGTCACCACCGGCGAAGGCGGAATGATCGTCACCGACGACGACGCTCTGGCAGAGCGGTGCAGGGGACTGCGCAACCTGGCGATGAAAGCGCCGCGGCGGTTCGTGCACGACGAGCTCGGTTGGAACTTCCGGATGACGAACATGCAGGCGGCCGTTGGCCTGGCTCAGCTCGAGCGGCTCGACGAGTTCATCCCGCGCAAGCGCCACATCTTCGAGCGCTATACCGAGCTGCTCGCGGACATTCGCGCGCTCCAGCTGCCCGTCGCCTCGACCGATTACGCGACCAACATCAACTGGGTGTACGGGCTCGTGATCTCCGACGATGCGCCGTTCGACGCCGACGAAGCCATGCGCCGGCTCGGTGAGCGCGGTATCGGCACGCGGCCGTTCTTCTGGCCGATGCACGAGCAGCCGGTCTATCGGAAGATGGGGCTCTTCGCCGGAGAGAAGTATCCGCACGCGGAGCGAATCGCGCGGCGTGGATTCTATCTGCCGAGCGGCCTCGCGCTCACCGACGAGCAGATGGAGAGAGTGTCCACCGCCGTGCACGAGGTCTTCGCTTGA